In Arachis hypogaea cultivar Tifrunner chromosome 2, arahy.Tifrunner.gnm2.J5K5, whole genome shotgun sequence, a genomic segment contains:
- the LOC112748195 gene encoding serine carboxypeptidase-like 11 isoform X1 translates to MVAPSSLRTFQVLFLVLTILLQIAFHQIEAASAKVEHLPGFDGPLPFHLETGYVGLGDTNDDLQVFYYFIKSENDPKNDPLMLWLTGGPGCSSFSGLAYQIGPIKFKIEEYNGSLPNLVLRPQSWTKVSNIIFVDLPFGTGFSYAKDVISHRSDWKLIHHTHQFIRKWFIEHPEFLSNKFYMGADSYSGIPAPAIVQEISIGNDKGLHPWINLQGYLLGNPITTKKEPNDRIPYVHGMGLISDELYLSLQRNCKGEYMDIDSENELCLRDMKYFQKCLSRINMFDILDIYCEDDSLKNNEAMQRRFLTEMPEASLSSYLTVPAMNCQIYGFFLGTQWANDASVRKALHVRGEIGKWERCYTTDFEYEITSSFEFHVNLSAKGYRSLIYSGDHDVEVPFSSTQAWIRALNYSIVDDWRPWLLNGQVAGFTRTYANQMTFATVKGAGHTAPEYKPDEGFAMFSRWLSNVPL, encoded by the exons ATGGTGGCTCCTTCTTCTCTGCGCACTTTTCAAGTACTGTTTCTTGTTCTCACAATTTTGCTGCAGATAGCATTTCATCAGATTGAAGCTGCTTCTGCCAAAGTTGAACACCTTCCTGGTTTTGATGGCCCTCTCCCCTTTCATCTTGAAACTGG GTATGTGGGATTGGGGGACACAAATGATGACTTGCaagtattttactattttattaagtCAGAAAATGATCCTAAAAATGACCCTCTCATGCTATGGCTAACTGGTGGTCCTGGTTGTTCTTCATTTTCTGGCCTTGCCTACCAAATTG GTCCAATAAAGTTTAAAATTGAAGAATACAATGGGAGCTTACCTAATTTGGTTTTGAGGCCACAGTCATGGACAAAG gtatctaatattatttttgtaGATTTGCCATTTGGAACAGGCTTCTCATATGCAAAAGATGTCATTTCCCATCGAAGTGATTGGAAACTTATTCACCACACCCATCAATTTATTAGGAAG TGGTTTATTGAACATCCGGAATTTctttcaaataaattttatatgGGAGCTGATTCTTACTCTGGAATTCCTGCTCCAGCTATTGTTCAGGAAATTTCAATTg GAAATGATAAAGGTCTCCATCCCTGGATAAATCTACAG GGTTATCTATTAGGAAACCCAATTACCACAAAGAAAGAGCCAAATGATCGGATACCATACGTTCATGGAATGGGACTTATTTCCGATGAACTCTATTTG TCACTGCAGAGAAATTGTAAAGGAGAGTATATGGATATAGATTCAGAAAATGAATTGTGTTTAAGAGACATGAagtattttcaaaag TGTCTTTCGAGAATTAATATGTTCGACATTTTGGATATATATTGCGAAGATGATTCTCTAAAGAACAATGAAGCGATGCAGAGGAGATTTTTGACTGAAATGCCTGAGGCCTCTCTTAGTTCTTATTTAACAGTGCCAGCAATGAACTGCCAa ATTTATGGTTTCTTCCTCGGCACTCAATGGGCGAATGATGCAAGTGTTCGCAAGGCACTGCATGTTAGAGGG GAAATAGGGAAATGGGAACGGTGTTACACTACTGATTTTGAGTATGAAATCACTAGTAGCTTCGAATTTCATGTAAATCTCAGCGCAAAAGGCTATCGATCTTTGATATACAG TGGCGATCATGATGTAGAGGTTCCTTTCTCGTCGACTCAAGCGTGGATAAGGGCTCTAAACTACTCCATTGTAGATGATTGGAGGCCATGGCTTTTGAATGGTCAAGTTGCAGG ATTCACAAGAACTTACGCAAATCAAATGACATTTGCAACAGTGAAA GGTGCAGGGCATAcagctcctgagtacaagccagACGAAGGTTTTGCCATGTTCTCTAGGTGGCTCTCTAATGTTCCTTTGTAG
- the LOC112748195 gene encoding serine carboxypeptidase-like 19 isoform X2, translating to MVAPSSLRTFQVLFLVLTILLQIAFHQIEAASAKVEHLPGFDGPLPFHLETGYVGLGDTNDDLQVFYYFIKSENDPKNDPLMLWLTGGPGCSSFSGLAYQIGPIKFKIEEYNGSLPNLVLRPQSWTKVSNIIFVDLPFGTGFSYAKDVISHRSDWKLIHHTHQFIRKWFIEHPEFLSNKFYMGADSYSGIPAPAIVQEISIGNDKGLHPWINLQGYLLGNPITTKKEPNDRIPYVHGMGLISDELYLSLQRNCKGEYMDIDSENELCLRDMKYFQKIYGFFLGTQWANDASVRKALHVRGEIGKWERCYTTDFEYEITSSFEFHVNLSAKGYRSLIYSGDHDVEVPFSSTQAWIRALNYSIVDDWRPWLLNGQVAGFTRTYANQMTFATVKGAGHTAPEYKPDEGFAMFSRWLSNVPL from the exons ATGGTGGCTCCTTCTTCTCTGCGCACTTTTCAAGTACTGTTTCTTGTTCTCACAATTTTGCTGCAGATAGCATTTCATCAGATTGAAGCTGCTTCTGCCAAAGTTGAACACCTTCCTGGTTTTGATGGCCCTCTCCCCTTTCATCTTGAAACTGG GTATGTGGGATTGGGGGACACAAATGATGACTTGCaagtattttactattttattaagtCAGAAAATGATCCTAAAAATGACCCTCTCATGCTATGGCTAACTGGTGGTCCTGGTTGTTCTTCATTTTCTGGCCTTGCCTACCAAATTG GTCCAATAAAGTTTAAAATTGAAGAATACAATGGGAGCTTACCTAATTTGGTTTTGAGGCCACAGTCATGGACAAAG gtatctaatattatttttgtaGATTTGCCATTTGGAACAGGCTTCTCATATGCAAAAGATGTCATTTCCCATCGAAGTGATTGGAAACTTATTCACCACACCCATCAATTTATTAGGAAG TGGTTTATTGAACATCCGGAATTTctttcaaataaattttatatgGGAGCTGATTCTTACTCTGGAATTCCTGCTCCAGCTATTGTTCAGGAAATTTCAATTg GAAATGATAAAGGTCTCCATCCCTGGATAAATCTACAG GGTTATCTATTAGGAAACCCAATTACCACAAAGAAAGAGCCAAATGATCGGATACCATACGTTCATGGAATGGGACTTATTTCCGATGAACTCTATTTG TCACTGCAGAGAAATTGTAAAGGAGAGTATATGGATATAGATTCAGAAAATGAATTGTGTTTAAGAGACATGAagtattttcaaaag ATTTATGGTTTCTTCCTCGGCACTCAATGGGCGAATGATGCAAGTGTTCGCAAGGCACTGCATGTTAGAGGG GAAATAGGGAAATGGGAACGGTGTTACACTACTGATTTTGAGTATGAAATCACTAGTAGCTTCGAATTTCATGTAAATCTCAGCGCAAAAGGCTATCGATCTTTGATATACAG TGGCGATCATGATGTAGAGGTTCCTTTCTCGTCGACTCAAGCGTGGATAAGGGCTCTAAACTACTCCATTGTAGATGATTGGAGGCCATGGCTTTTGAATGGTCAAGTTGCAGG ATTCACAAGAACTTACGCAAATCAAATGACATTTGCAACAGTGAAA GGTGCAGGGCATAcagctcctgagtacaagccagACGAAGGTTTTGCCATGTTCTCTAGGTGGCTCTCTAATGTTCCTTTGTAG
- the LOC112748195 gene encoding serine carboxypeptidase-like 19 isoform X3 — protein MVAPSSLRTFQVLFLVLTILLQIAFHQIEAASAKVEHLPGFDGPLPFHLETGYVGLGDTNDDLQVFYYFIKSENDPKNDPLMLWLTGGPGCSSFSGLAYQIGPIKFKIEEYNGSLPNLVLRPQSWTKVSNIIFVDLPFGTGFSYAKDVISHRSDWKLIHHTHQFIRKWFIEHPEFLSNKFYMGADSYSGIPAPAIVQEISIGNDKGLHPWINLQGYLLGNPITTKKEPNDRIPYVHGMGLISDELYLIYGFFLGTQWANDASVRKALHVRGEIGKWERCYTTDFEYEITSSFEFHVNLSAKGYRSLIYSGDHDVEVPFSSTQAWIRALNYSIVDDWRPWLLNGQVAGFTRTYANQMTFATVKGAGHTAPEYKPDEGFAMFSRWLSNVPL, from the exons ATGGTGGCTCCTTCTTCTCTGCGCACTTTTCAAGTACTGTTTCTTGTTCTCACAATTTTGCTGCAGATAGCATTTCATCAGATTGAAGCTGCTTCTGCCAAAGTTGAACACCTTCCTGGTTTTGATGGCCCTCTCCCCTTTCATCTTGAAACTGG GTATGTGGGATTGGGGGACACAAATGATGACTTGCaagtattttactattttattaagtCAGAAAATGATCCTAAAAATGACCCTCTCATGCTATGGCTAACTGGTGGTCCTGGTTGTTCTTCATTTTCTGGCCTTGCCTACCAAATTG GTCCAATAAAGTTTAAAATTGAAGAATACAATGGGAGCTTACCTAATTTGGTTTTGAGGCCACAGTCATGGACAAAG gtatctaatattatttttgtaGATTTGCCATTTGGAACAGGCTTCTCATATGCAAAAGATGTCATTTCCCATCGAAGTGATTGGAAACTTATTCACCACACCCATCAATTTATTAGGAAG TGGTTTATTGAACATCCGGAATTTctttcaaataaattttatatgGGAGCTGATTCTTACTCTGGAATTCCTGCTCCAGCTATTGTTCAGGAAATTTCAATTg GAAATGATAAAGGTCTCCATCCCTGGATAAATCTACAG GGTTATCTATTAGGAAACCCAATTACCACAAAGAAAGAGCCAAATGATCGGATACCATACGTTCATGGAATGGGACTTATTTCCGATGAACTCTATTTG ATTTATGGTTTCTTCCTCGGCACTCAATGGGCGAATGATGCAAGTGTTCGCAAGGCACTGCATGTTAGAGGG GAAATAGGGAAATGGGAACGGTGTTACACTACTGATTTTGAGTATGAAATCACTAGTAGCTTCGAATTTCATGTAAATCTCAGCGCAAAAGGCTATCGATCTTTGATATACAG TGGCGATCATGATGTAGAGGTTCCTTTCTCGTCGACTCAAGCGTGGATAAGGGCTCTAAACTACTCCATTGTAGATGATTGGAGGCCATGGCTTTTGAATGGTCAAGTTGCAGG ATTCACAAGAACTTACGCAAATCAAATGACATTTGCAACAGTGAAA GGTGCAGGGCATAcagctcctgagtacaagccagACGAAGGTTTTGCCATGTTCTCTAGGTGGCTCTCTAATGTTCCTTTGTAG